A portion of the Cetobacterium sp. ZOR0034 genome contains these proteins:
- a CDS encoding Mor transcription activator family protein: MDLKMSDLPPQFENIAMRVGIDITKVLFEEFGGTSVYFPTEKMIYKEARDRDIIEEFNGFNVKELASKYRMSESYVRAIIRKNK; this comes from the coding sequence ATGGATTTAAAAATGAGTGATCTACCTCCACAATTTGAAAATATAGCTATGAGAGTTGGAATAGATATAACTAAGGTGTTATTTGAAGAATTTGGGGGGACATCTGTGTATTTTCCTACTGAAAAGATGATATATAAAGAAGCTCGTGATAGAGATATTATAGAAGAGTTCAATGGATTTAATGTAAAGGAATTAGCGAGTAAGTACAGAATGTCTGAAAGTTATGTTAGAGCTATTATTCGGAAAAATAAATAA
- a CDS encoding DUF2971 domain-containing protein has translation MDSLDLGTLFWDYKNVDRDTAYRSLVANKPRTLYKYRSGNKNSIDDFKDEQLWFNDPFDTFVSGALFDNSIEDLKETILNRKSTIDKIFGKAETNIEEDELFIENFKKNEEARLNFIKTVRSTFRVSCFSQKNDSILMWSHYANSHKGFCLEYDFKMLKELITLPLPVKYCNDLPNDIDDKLKLIFTKSKEWSYEEEWRLVKPAEKCVSQSNIIAPIAIYLGSNMDEQIKKSIMDIAKGKNIKIYKMYLNQNEFKLEAKLIWEPRL, from the coding sequence ATGGATAGCTTAGATTTAGGAACTTTATTTTGGGATTATAAAAATGTAGATCGTGATACAGCATATAGAAGTTTAGTTGCAAATAAACCAAGGACACTGTACAAATACAGATCTGGTAATAAAAATTCTATAGATGATTTTAAAGACGAACAGTTATGGTTTAATGATCCCTTTGATACATTTGTAAGTGGGGCTTTATTTGATAATTCAATTGAGGACTTAAAAGAAACTATATTGAATAGAAAAAGTACTATAGATAAAATATTTGGCAAAGCAGAAACAAATATTGAAGAGGATGAATTATTTATAGAAAATTTCAAAAAAAATGAAGAAGCTCGTTTGAACTTTATAAAAACAGTGAGAAGCACATTTCGAGTAAGTTGTTTTTCTCAAAAGAATGATTCAATTTTAATGTGGAGTCATTATGCTAATTCGCATAAGGGGTTTTGCTTAGAATATGATTTTAAAATGTTGAAAGAATTAATTACACTGCCTTTACCAGTTAAATACTGCAATGATTTGCCTAACGATATAGATGATAAATTAAAATTAATTTTTACTAAATCTAAAGAGTGGAGTTATGAAGAAGAATGGAGATTAGTAAAACCTGCGGAAAAATGTGTAAGTCAAAGTAATATTATAGCTCCTATAGCGATTTACTTAGGAAGTAATATGGATGAACAAATTAAGAAATCAATAATGGATATTGCTAAAGGTAAAAATATAAAAATTTATAAGATGTATTTAAATCAAAATGAATTTAAATTAGAGGCTAAATTAATATGGGAGCCAAGATTGTAA
- a CDS encoding recombinase family protein yields the protein MKYYYARVSSETQNLDRQVELFKEMGANDRVIFQEKKSGKSLENREVWNELLNTWIKSGDIIIVKNLDRIGRNAKEVRECILNLAKRNIILESIDQGYLNDFLKEKLLNKNATSLAEAMINVILDTMLEVDLLKAEWERKELKKRQEEGIKRAIAKGVKFGRKKNNDMRIKFENIYPLTRNKDASNYIPMTKALDIIGCSKAMFYKMKKERDDENGV from the coding sequence ATGAAATACTATTATGCGAGAGTTTCTTCGGAAACTCAGAATTTAGATAGACAGGTAGAACTTTTCAAAGAAATGGGAGCTAATGATAGGGTCATTTTTCAAGAAAAAAAATCTGGAAAATCTCTTGAAAATAGAGAGGTATGGAATGAGCTTTTAAATACCTGGATTAAGAGCGGAGATATTATTATTGTTAAAAACCTTGATAGAATTGGAAGAAATGCAAAAGAAGTTAGAGAGTGCATTCTAAATTTAGCTAAGCGAAATATAATTTTAGAATCTATCGACCAAGGATATCTAAATGATTTTTTAAAAGAAAAACTTTTAAATAAAAATGCGACTTCTCTTGCAGAGGCTATGATTAATGTCATACTTGATACAATGCTTGAAGTAGATTTATTAAAAGCAGAATGGGAGAGAAAAGAACTTAAAAAAAGACAGGAAGAAGGAATAAAAAGAGCTATTGCAAAAGGAGTTAAATTTGGTAGAAAAAAAAATAATGATATGAGAATCAAGTTTGAAAATATTTATCCATTAACAAGAAATAAAGATGCTTCAAACTATATACCAATGACTAAAGCTCTTGATATTATTGGATGTTCTAAAGCAATGTTTTATAAAATGAAAAAAGAAAGAGATGATGAAAATGGAGTATAG